The DNA segment GGTCGTAGATCCGTATCCCGATGATGTCGGCAGGCTGCACGTCGACGGCGCCCTGCACCCGACTGAAGTCGTAACCCATGAGTTTTGCCACGATCTTTCCTATGGTGGTCTTCGCCGTTCCGGGAAGCCCTTCCACCAGTACGTGCCCGCCCGTCAGGATCCCGATGAATATCTGTTCTATGAGAGCCTCGCTCCCGAGGATGTGCTGCCTGGTGGCAGCCAGCATCTCTCTCTGCGCTGCCCGGATCTCATTGACCGGGACTGTAACCTCGTATTCGTTGTACATCAAATCACCTGCTATCGCGCCCGCCGGATGACGGCAAGCGTCGCGACGGCGATCACTGCCGCCGCAAGAAGATCCCGCAAGGGCGTGGTCTTCAGCCACTGCACCATCGCGACCATGCCGTCCGTATCCGCGGTCCTGCTCTGCGTTCTGTCGTAGAGGACTACCGGATACGCCTCCAGGATGTTCAGAAGAAGCCGATCGTTGTCCAATCCGGTGCCGAGACCGGACATCGAATTGATGAATATCTCCGGGTCCGCGAGAACCACCAGTTCTCCGCTGCCTCTTCGTTCGAACGCACAAATCGCAAACGTTTTCATCGACTCATCTGCATCGGGACGCTGGTTGCCGTTGGTGTCCACCCAGCTGAGCCGGGAGGTGTTGACCAGAGGGACGCCGCCTGCCACCGCCGAAGGGTGGTTGAACTGGACCGTGGTGACGTCGGCGAGGAGCGGATGGGGGTGGGAGACGGTGCCGGTCAGGGCTGCCGGGTCCCGGTACTCTCTGTCGAGGCTGGAGAGGTTGCCGGGACTGATCTCGATACCGCTCTCAAGCCCGGTGAGGATCTCGTTCCCGGTGCCGGTATCGTCGGCGATAAGAACCATGTTCCCCGCCTGCAGGTAGCGGTCGATCATGGATACGTCTTCGTCCGTCAGGTTCCCCGATGGTGCGATGATCAGGAACAGCGAACCGGTATACCCGTCGAGCCGGGTATAATCCGTGATCGCCACGGCACCCCCTGCATCAAGCCTGTCGAAGAAGAGCGACGTTCCGTTCCACTGGATGTTGTGGCGGCTGTACTCGAGAGTTGTCGTGGAGACGTGAACCGCCGCCACCAGAGCCACGAAGAGGAGGAGGGCAAGGACCGGGATCGTGTAACCCCTAATCCTCCTCACCTCCTGCCTCCCGATGTATCGCAACGGCGAGTGCCGCCAGATCGTCAAGGTCGTTCCCGGTCGGTACCAGCCCCCCGTACCGGAACGCTTCCGCCCGACGGACGAATGTTTCCAGGTCGGATCCGAACTGTGCCCGGCCGTGCCGGGCTGCGAATTCCCGCGGTGTCATGGCCGCAGCGTTGGCCGGGCCGTGGAGTACGGCGATGCGGTCCCGCAGACCGGAGTAGATGCGGCCGATCGCTTCGTGCGGAGTCTGTTCGTGCAGAAGGTCTGCGGAAGGTTCCGGCAGGACGGAGTGCGGCTCCGGGCTCTCATCGTCATACTGCGGTGCGGTCTGCCCCTCTTCGTCGGGAAACGACCGTATCCCCTGGTAGCCTGTGTTGTGTCGCGAGCGCTGCAGGAACCAGGCGGCGCTGAGTGCGGTGATGGCAATCGAGGACGTGAGCAGGAATGTCGGTGCAAGAACGCTGCCCAGGGAGGGGATGACGAAATCTGCGGGTCTGCTCTCTGCTGCGTTCAGGGGCGTCAGACCATCTCCGGTAAAGTAGGCGGTGACGGTGTGGCGTCCTGCCGTGAATGTACCGTTGTGAACGTACCTGCCGTCGCTCCCCGTTGTGACGCGAATCGTGCGTTCTCTATCGATTGAGAGTATCACCGGGGCTTCCGCCACCGGGGCCCCGGTGATGGTGATCAGCATCCCGGAGCAGATCGCAAACCCCGGGGCATCCGGATTGTACGAGGCGTCGCACGTGAGATGCGCATCGACGGGACGGATCGTGAACTTGACCTCGCCGGAGGAACGTCCTGCGGCGGTTGCGTAGGCGGAATGCACCCCTGGACTACCCTGGTCGATGAGGTATTCGTAGCGGAACCTGTTGCCGTTGGTAGGGACCGAGGCGACGTTGTTTCCGTCGACGGTTATGTTGACGGAGTCCGCCTGCGTTCCGGCGAGGAGTTCCCCGGAGAAGAGAAGCGTGTCCCCGAATACGCCGTCTTCCGGTTCGACGGTGAGGTTGATGGGTGCGGGTCCGGTTTTGTTGCCGGAAGACGCCGGTGCCGCTGCATCCGATGGGGATGCAAATGCTTCCAGGCTCTCTTCAAACTTGGTCGTGTTGACGCCGAACTGCAGTGCGACATCGATTATCCTGTCACTTCTCTTCACGATCGCGTTTTTCTCTATGTTAAGCCTCGTTCGTATGGCCTTTCCCTCGAGGCCGGCGGCGTCTCCTTCGCGGCCCTGCAGGCGATCCAGCTTCTCGGAATCGCTCAGGTAACCCGAGAGCGATCGGTGGTTGTCCTGGCTTGCCTGTGTGAACTCGTAAATTCCGGTCGCGATCAGGTTTTGCCGAGCGATCTGTTTATTGAGGTCTTTGATGTCTGATCCGACCCCCTCAAGCCCCCCTCCGGCGCGTTTGTAGTCCTCCTCCGATGCCGCAGAGAGGACTTCTGCCGTGCTATCGAGGACATTCTCCATGAGCGGAGAAACCTCTTCCGAACACCGGAAGGGGGTCTGCTGCTCGCGCTGGAGGTCGCGGGAGTACAGGTTTGCTCGTGTATCGTGTGTCTGGCCCGTGTATCCGTTGGGCAGTCCTCCTGTGAGGCTTCCGTACCCGGGATGCCCTGCCGAGAGGATGAGCGTGAGAGCGGCCACGGTAATGAGGAGTGCGATGAAGAGTACGTGGCGGCGGATTTTTCTCATGCGACCAGAACCTCCAGTATCTTCACCGCGGCAAGATGGGCGAACAGAATGATGCCGGCGATGATCAGGTACTTCTGGCGGGTCAGGTAGACCGGCTCGGCGTAAGGGAGAGTGGCAACCTGAACGATGATTGCCGTGCCGATGAGCCAGAGCACGAAAAACAGCCCTGGGTCGAAGAACCCGTTCACCAGCATCGCCCCGGTGGCCACGTAGAGCCAGAGTACGACGGAGATCAGGAGAAGGTGTTTTCGAGCCATGTCGTACAGGGGATGGCTATCGAGGTTTCGATATATAAATTCTTCCTGGACCTCCTGTCGGGATCTGCGTGTCATCAGGGGCTGTCCGCTGATGAAATTCCAAATCGGGCTGCAATTGAGTCTAGATCCCGTCTAAATGCTCTTGGGTTATCCCACTAAAAAATATATTGGTGGAAAAATTTATATCCAGCCAACGATATGGCTGGGTGTCGGGTGGCGTGGCTGGAGAGATCACACTCATCATCATAGATCCGCCGTCCCATACATCCTCAGGTTCAGTTTCGGGAGACACCCGGTACCGCAGCATAGACGCCCGACGGAGGATAGTCTGCATGTGTCTGTCGGTTGTTCCCGTTGCGGTTGGCCTGTCTGTGGATAGGGGGGAGACGGTTGCTCCGGGCGACTGCACCGGGAGCGCGGCCGGCTTGGTCGAGCCGGTCATCCGGAACAACGATAACGGCGAGAGAGGAGGCGTTCTTGCCGGGGACCCGGTGGACTGCAGGAGGCGACCGCTATGGAAGCGAGGACGTCCGGCCCTTGCTGCCATTATCCCGGTCTACGATGAGGAGCGGGTTATCGGGAGTGTGGTCCTTCAGGTGAAGGAGCACGCCGACCGGGTGATCATCGTTGATGACGGCTCCGCGGACCGGACCGCCGCGATCGCCCCTCTCGGCTTGAAGATGACCGAGGTCCCGATCTCGGTCACCTACGACGTCCCCCATAAGGACAAGACGTTTGTGCCGATTATCGAGCGGGGGAAGAGGAGAGCGACTGGTTCCCCGGTTGGTGAGGAGGCTGGAAAGGGTGAGCGAAGGAGTTCTCGCTGGCCCGAGAGGATCTGAGATGGCTGTGCTCAGCATCGGGCCGGAGGTCATCAAGGAGGGATCTGTTTGAGGATACTCCGTGTCACCAGCGATCTCTATCCCTATGTCGTAGGAGGTTTGGGGGTGCATGCTCGAGAGATGTCCAAGTCCCAGGTGAAGTTGGGGCATGAGGTGACCATACTCACAACGAGTATGGCTGATAGAATGCCGGATAATCTGGACGGGTTCCGGGTAGCCTGTTTTAAGAATAACGCGAAACTGCTGGGCAACACCATAAGCTTAGGGTTGCTCTTCAAACTATTCCGAATCCGCAAGAGTTACGATATCATTCATGCGCATTCCCACCTTTTCTTCTCGACCAATGTCTGTGCCCTGATCAGAAAGATCGGTTCATCCCCGTTGGTGATCACCAACCATGGAATCATGTCCGCCAGCGCCCCCGACTGGTTCAACCTGCTCTATCTCAAAACAATCGGGAGGTGGACACTGAATACCGCAGACAGGATTATCTGTTATACCGAGGAGGAGAAGGAAAACCTCATCAGCATTCTCCACATCCCCGAATCGAAAATTGCTGTGATTCCAAATGGTATTAATACAAAACAATTTCATCCCCGGGCGGGTGATCATGCTGCAGATACGATCAACCTCCTCTGGGTGGGTAGATTCGTTAAAGGAAAAGGTGTGGAGTATATCGTGCAGGCAATGGATATTCTGGTCAAGGAAATACCGAGCCTGCACCTGACTCTGATTGGGGAAGGGCCGGAGAGGGATTGTATCCGCGAACTTATTGAGAGCCTGGAATTAGACAATAATATCAATATCATCGATTTTGTTCCCTATGATGAGATGCCCTGGTTTTTCCAGGATTCTGATATCTTTGTGCTCCCAAGCCTGCACGAAGGGGTACCTCGAACAGCACTGGAGGCGATGTCCTGTGAGTTACCTGTCGTGATCTCCGACTTGCCCCATTTGAGAGACCTGATCGATGGCGGGGGCGTGATGTTTCCGAAGAAGGATGTCCAGGCTCTTGTTGATCATCTCCGGGTTCTTATCTTCGATGACGATAAACGGACAAAGATGGGACGGAACGCCAGGGAGAAGATCGTGTGGGAGTATTCGTGGGAGCGGATCGTTGCCAGAACACTCAATGTTTATCAGGAAGTCATTTCAAGTGCACATTGAAGTTGGGGGGTTATGAGTCATTTACGGAAAGCATTCTACCTGCAGAATCTCATGAAACAACAATGGTTGAAGCCGGAGGAGCTGGATGCCGTTCAGGTAAAGATGCTCAGGGGGATACTAAAGCATGCCTATGCAAATGTGCCGCTATACCGCGATAAATTCCGATCGACAGGTGTATACCCTGATGATATTAAGTGCGTCGAGGACCTGCAAAAACTTCCATTGACAACTAAAAATGATGTCCAGGAAAGTTTTCCTTCCAGAATACTGCCGCCGGGCACCGATCTCAGCAGGTGCTGGATCTCCCGGACAAGCGGTTCGACAGGTATCCCGTTCAGGATGGTCTATGGCACGAGAGATGAGGATTACCAGAAAGCTGTTGCTCTCCGGCCAAACCTGAGTTGTGGCCAAAATCTTCGAGACCGATGGGCCGTTTTCACCTCCCCGAGCCATGTCGTGAAAAAGAAATGGTTCCAGAAACTGCGAATTTTCACCCCTGAATTTGTTTCATTGTTTGATAAGCCCGATGATCAAATCCAGGCTTTAAAACAGATTAATCCGGATGTTATCGACGGGTATGCATCATCAATTCATCTGGTTGCAAAAAGGTTGCAGGAAACTGGTACCGATGGGATACACCCGAGACTGATCTACAGCACATCCGAACTGCTCACTCAAGATATGCGCCGTTGTATCGAGACTACCTTTGGAGTGGATGTTCTTGACCAGTTCGGGTGCGTCGAACTTGGCCGGACCGCCTGGGAATGTCATGAACATGCCGGATATCATATCGACTGTGATGCGGTAGTTATGGAATTTCTACGGGACGGTTCGGCGGTTGCCCCGGGGGAGCGAGGGGAAATGGTGTACACGGGATTGTACAATTACACAATGCCGTTAATCAGGTACGCCGTTGGGGATGTCGGTGTTCCCAGCGATGAGATCTGTCCCTGCGGCCGGGGACTGCCGCTGATGAAACTTATTGAGGGACGCTCTGATGCCTTTATGAAAGTTCCCAACGGGCAGATCTTCTCTCCCATTATCTGGACGGTGCTCATGAGGGAGATCCCCGGCATTGGACAATTCAAGGTAATCCAGGAGAGAATTGACCGCCTGAATGTGTTGGTCGTTAAGGGTTCGGATTTTTCAGGGGCAACGATCCCGCAGATTCAACGAGAGATCAAGGCTGCCATGGGTGAGGAGATGGTGGTTGACGTGGATATCGTTGAGGAGATCCCGCGGGACCCTTCGGGAAAGGTCAGATGTGCTGTCTCAAAGGTGGAAATTCAATGATCTTGGTATACTCCGCTAAAAACAAAGAAAAACTCTTGGCCTCAGTAAACGGAGTCAAACTCCGGGTACGCGTGTCTATATATAATATGAGGCTGCAGAGG comes from the Methanoculleus marisnigri JR1 genome and includes:
- a CDS encoding DUF4350 domain-containing protein, with product MRRIRGYTIPVLALLLFVALVAAVHVSTTTLEYSRHNIQWNGTSLFFDRLDAGGAVAITDYTRLDGYTGSLFLIIAPSGNLTDEDVSMIDRYLQAGNMVLIADDTGTGNEILTGLESGIEISPGNLSSLDREYRDPAALTGTVSHPHPLLADVTTVQFNHPSAVAGGVPLVNTSRLSWVDTNGNQRPDADESMKTFAICAFERRGSGELVVLADPEIFINSMSGLGTGLDNDRLLLNILEAYPVVLYDRTQSRTADTDGMVAMVQWLKTTPLRDLLAAAVIAVATLAVIRRAR
- a CDS encoding glycosyltransferase — translated: MCLSVVPVAVGLSVDRGETVAPGDCTGSAAGLVEPVIRNNDNGERGGVLAGDPVDCRRRPLWKRGRPALAAIIPVYDEERVIGSVVLQVKEHADRVIIVDDGSADRTAAIAPLGLKMTEVPISVTYDVPHKDKTFVPIIERGKRRATGSPVGEEAGKGERRSSRWPERI
- a CDS encoding glycosyltransferase family 4 protein translates to MRILRVTSDLYPYVVGGLGVHAREMSKSQVKLGHEVTILTTSMADRMPDNLDGFRVACFKNNAKLLGNTISLGLLFKLFRIRKSYDIIHAHSHLFFSTNVCALIRKIGSSPLVITNHGIMSASAPDWFNLLYLKTIGRWTLNTADRIICYTEEEKENLISILHIPESKIAVIPNGINTKQFHPRAGDHAADTINLLWVGRFVKGKGVEYIVQAMDILVKEIPSLHLTLIGEGPERDCIRELIESLELDNNINIIDFVPYDEMPWFFQDSDIFVLPSLHEGVPRTALEAMSCELPVVISDLPHLRDLIDGGGVMFPKKDVQALVDHLRVLIFDDDKRTKMGRNAREKIVWEYSWERIVARTLNVYQEVISSAH
- a CDS encoding phenylacetate--CoA ligase family protein, which gives rise to MKQQWLKPEELDAVQVKMLRGILKHAYANVPLYRDKFRSTGVYPDDIKCVEDLQKLPLTTKNDVQESFPSRILPPGTDLSRCWISRTSGSTGIPFRMVYGTRDEDYQKAVALRPNLSCGQNLRDRWAVFTSPSHVVKKKWFQKLRIFTPEFVSLFDKPDDQIQALKQINPDVIDGYASSIHLVAKRLQETGTDGIHPRLIYSTSELLTQDMRRCIETTFGVDVLDQFGCVELGRTAWECHEHAGYHIDCDAVVMEFLRDGSAVAPGERGEMVYTGLYNYTMPLIRYAVGDVGVPSDEICPCGRGLPLMKLIEGRSDAFMKVPNGQIFSPIIWTVLMREIPGIGQFKVIQERIDRLNVLVVKGSDFSGATIPQIQREIKAAMGEEMVVDVDIVEEIPRDPSGKVRCAVSKVEIQ